DNA from Algisphaera agarilytica:
TATCTTGTATAGCGGTGCCCGTGGAAGAAATTGAAGCATGGCTAGTTGCTGATGAGTCGGCAATCAAAACAGTGCTTCCGAAGTTTAATTTCTCTGGGCATCCCAACCCTGAGTCAATCAATTCACCGAAAGAATGGTTAGAAAAGAAGTCTCGTGCTCAAAACGGCCGCCCTTTATATGCTCACAAAGTTTTTAATCCCAGAGTAGCAGAGGTTTTGGATTTGTCTGTTGTGAAAAAAAAGTGCCCTTCATTTGAAAAGTTTGCGTCGGAGTTTTCTAGCATAATTTAGTATCGCTTGATGGGGAAAGTGTTTGCAATTTTTGTAGTCCGGGCGGTGGCTGGCTGAGGCAGAGTCTTCGATGCTCCGGGCCGATAACTTGCGCGTCAAGCCCAAGGTGATTTTTTCAACCCTCACTTGGGTATTGATGAGCCCGATGGTCATCAGGATTAGGGCAAGTCTCACGCATCTGATCTCGCCCCGAACTACCGATACGTCTAGCTTTCGTGTTTAACCTTGAGATCGCGTCTTTAGTTGTTCGCGAACGCGATGTAATCATAAGCATATGCGCCGTTTCCCCTTCCAAACGCTCTGTTTCCCTTTCCATAAGCTCCATATTCATTTCCGTACGCGGCGTATCCCTTTCCTTACGCGCCGTTTTCTTTCGCAAACGCAGCGTTTCCCTTTCCGTACTCCGCATATTCCTTTGTAAACGCCGCGTATCCCTTTCCATATACGGCGTATTCACTTGTTTTTCCGGCATTTTCGTCGGAATCATGCAGTTATCCGGACAGCGCCGAATCACCTGACGAGAGTGGGGGTCGCATCGGTGCGCACAGAATGTCAGGCTGATCCCCCAATAATCGGGACTCGCGTAGGAAAATTATCTACCGTTCGCAGCGGACCTTATGTCGTTGAACTCGGCAGAGCGGCCAAACCGTGCGCACTGGGGCTGCGCCCAGCCCCCTAGTGACAGCCCCCGGTGGTTTTCAAGCGTGAAGGATGTCCGCGGGCAAGGCGCCAGGCACGCTCATATCCGGTCCCCCGCCCCCGGAAGAATTCCGGAAGTGGGAAGGGGGCTCTGCCTTCGGACGCTTCCGGGGGCGGGGGCGGCTGGGCTCGCGTGCTTCAATGCGTGGGGTGTTGGCGTTTGTGGGTGAGTCACCTTGCCGACAACAGACACGATGGACCCCGCAAGGGGCCGCCCCCCGGACGCGGGTTGAGGACGACGGCACCCCCGGAAGATCACCGCGCCATGGCGCGGCGGTAGCCGGGAGCCAGCGGGACCGACGTGTGGGCCGATGCACACGACGCCAACCCGCCGCCGAGCGTTCGCTCTTTGGCAATTAGGTGTTGGGGGCTTAGGGGCTTAGGGGCTTGGGGGCTTAGGTGGACTTGTTTTTTGACGCCTGGCTGGGCTTGTGCAGCTTCATTTTCTGCAGTGATGGTACGATGCAGTCGATATTGTTAACAATCTGAGATTGCCGGCGTTCTGCCCGGGTCTGAAAGGTCAGCGAGATGAATTGGAAATCGATTGGGTTGATCGCGGTTGCGCTTGCGTGGGGGCCGATGACGGGGGCGCAGGAGGTGGTGTTCGATATATCGAGCGAGGCCGACGTGCGTCGGTTGTTGCCCAAGAGTCAGGCCAAGGCGAAGGGCATGGCGGGCCGAGGCGGGTTGAAGGTCCGAACCGCCCAAGGGCCCGGGGGAGAGGCGGCGATCTTGATCGGTGGGAAGGTGGATGGATCGCTGTACCCCAACGCGACGTATGGCGACGTGTTGCTGCCGGGCACCGGGTATCACGGCATCAATATCGACCCCGATTGGATGGGGCGGCCGTACACCATCCAGTATGAGGTCTACCTTGGGGCGGGGCACGGCGTGCAATCGATGTCCTTGTCCACGCGATTCATGGCCGACCTTGACGACAATCAGATTGTGAAGTTCGAGGATCCCGGCAACGAGTTTGCCCACCGCCTCGAAACATTTGCCGCCGTCGGGGGCCCCGACCTGGCGGTCGTTGATGCTTGGCAGACCGTGAGTACAACCGCGGTGATCCCCACCGCGGATAAGGCCGGCAACGCCATCGGCCAGATGAACGTGTCGATCAACCTTGGCACCATCGGGGCGCCCAAGGGGCAGGTTTGGGTCCGCAACATCCGGATAACACTGGAGGCGCCGGCCGACGAATCTCAAGACGACCCGCCGGCCGAGGAAGCTCCGCCCGTCGAGGAAGAAGTGCCCGAGCCCGAGTAAGCCGCAAACGCATTCGGCTGCGGGTTGTGGTATCGCGATTCACCATGCCATCGGGTGGTTATTCGTACAGGTCTTCGCCGGCGCGGCGACTGGCTTCGATGAGTTCGGCGTAGGGGGTGTCGCAGGTGTCGGTGAAGCCGATCTGGTAGTTCTCGTGGTCCCAGAGGCGGCCGGTCGTGGGGGAGTCGCAGAACTGGAACCAGTGGCAGCCGACGATGTTGGGGTGGTTCACGCAGTCCATCACGTACTGGTAATACGCGTCGGCCCGTTCGTCTTGGTCGGCGACTTTCACGAGGCCGGTGTCGAACATGCCGCGGTCCAGAGCGCCGAAGTGGAACTCGCCGATGATGTAGGGCTTGTCTCCGGTTCGCTCGAGGCCTGCGAGCTTGTCGGCGAGGTGGCGGCTGTACACATTGAAGCTGACCACATCCGCGAACTCGGCGTTCGCTTCCAGCACCACCGGGGTGATCTGGGCGTTGCTCCCGTAACGGCAGCCCAGGTACATGTGGTTGGGCGCGACCTCCTCGAGCACGCGATGGATGGTGCTGAAGTAGGTGCGGACGAACTTGGTGTTGAACGCGACGAGGTCGGCGTGGGCGCCGTCGCCCTCCGGGGCATGTGTGGCTTCAAGCATGGCGGCCCAGGAGGCGTAATTTGTCTGCCAGGCGGTGTTGAGTGCGTCGATGGTGCCGTACTTCTGCTTGAGGTCGGACAGGAACACCCACTTGGCCGACTGGTCGACGGGGGACTGCAACGCCGCCACGGCCATCGCGGTCTCGTCACCAAAGGTCAATTCGTTGTCCACGAAGTAGCCGATGCACATCGGGTCCTCGATGGTTTCGACCAGTCGCGGCTCGCTGAGTTTGCGGCGGATGCTTGCTTCGAAACTCGGGTCCAGCACATCCTTGAACTTGCCCCAGTGACCGCTGGACCCCGCCAACGGCTTGGAATCGGGTCGCACATAGGCCACATAGGGCAGCTTGCCACGCAGGTAGATGTCTGGCGAAGACCAGTTCCCCAGCGTGTTCACGCCCCATGCAGGGAGGCGCTGCGTGCACATTTCAGCGAAACGGTTCTCCCAGTCGTCTCCATACTTACGCATAGCGTTGAACTTGTGGAAGCTGAACGCACGCACCGATTTGTTGTAGAAGTGAGACCGCTTGAGGTTGGGCGTCCAAGAGAAATAGAGCTCGCTGTTCTCGGCATTGTCTTCGGGCAGGTGATCGAACCAGTGCTGGCGTTCGTCGACGATGGTGCCCAGCTTGAACGCAACGCCGTCGATCCCCACGGAGAAAAACAATCGGCCTTCCGGATCGACTAGGGTCCACTTGCCGTCGTGTTTCGCGGTGCGGAACCAGCCGGTGGCTTCGAGTTGGGGGCCGTCTTTCCATCCGCCGTAGCGGTTCCACGATGAGGGCGGGGCGGCCTCGGCGAGTTGGGCGGCTTCATCGACGCCGGCTTGGATCATCGCCTCGAGCGAATGGGTTTTGCCGGGCCAGTCCTTGTGCTTGAACTGTCCGAACTGATCGATGAAGGGGAAGACCTGTTCGGGCACGGCCGTGGTGGATGGCGGGGCGGGTTCGCCGGCGAGGCGTATCGGGCCGAGCTCGAAGGAATGCGGGGTGTTGTCTTGAATCACGAAGAAGATGAGCTGGGTGATGTTCTCCAGGTGCATGGATTCGTTGCTGAAGAACGGGATGCCCCGCATGCCGAAGAAGTCTTCCGGCGAAATGCCCTCGTAATGGACGTAGGGCACGAGGGGGATACGGACTTCACGCATCACGCCCGGCTTCAGGGAGATGGGGTGGGTCCGGGTGAGCGTTTCCGAAGCCTCGGACCCCGCCGGCTGACTGTCGATCCGGCAGTGGATTTTGGCGGAAGATTCGCCGGTGTTTTTGATCTGGAAGACCAACTCACCATGGGTCGAGACGTCGGCCCCGTGGTCCAGGGTGAACGTGACGCCCGGCCACCTCTCGGTTTGACCCAGCGTCATCTGCAGGACGGGCCCGGCCTCGTTCTCGGTGAGGGACAAGGCCGCGTCACTGGTTTGCATGACCTCCAGCTCTAATTGGTCAGGCACCTGTATCAATACAACTTCGGTTGCGGCCAGTGGAAGAGCGAAAGCGAGCAGCGGGAAGAGCCAGCCAACGAAATAGGTCATCGCGAATCTCCGAGCGTTAACAGAAACAGCAAGATATGCACCTCTGAAGAATATTGAATCCGGCGTCACACG
Protein-coding regions in this window:
- a CDS encoding DUF4276 family protein, translating into MKLAILAEDVSDCDVLKNVVRLLEPGIGFSFKAKGYNGCSGLLRKGFRDMKSWHQQGVDRFLICHDADSNSPEDVCAKVKRDVIRKSGATCLSCIAVPVEEIEAWLVADESAIKTVLPKFNFSGHPNPESINSPKEWLEKKSRAQNGRPLYAHKVFNPRVAEVLDLSVVKKKCPSFEKFASEFSSII